A DNA window from Andrena cerasifolii isolate SP2316 chromosome 16, iyAndCera1_principal, whole genome shotgun sequence contains the following coding sequences:
- the LOC143377489 gene encoding protein FAM76A has product MSANNVQALFACSRCFSRHPFEELSPGQQLCKECRGAFPVVKCTYCRSEFQQTIKGNTSTICKKCEQNVKSYGKPSACEYCNTIAAFIGSKCQRCTNSEKRYGPPVTCEQCKQKCAFDRQDEDKKVDGKLLCWLCTLSYKRALAKTKQSDAERRAHLKLAQQRAAKHKEQKLKGHNKRPHRVDVTKLPPQSEGGETNGPTPVKAARMVGVHDPHDPNSSDHVVAVTQLKEKIAHLQKQISIKDSQLLAKDRQITDLKAKNFTSEAELRNKMKAAEKEYEVKISTMQHKISSLLKEVASLSKSSKRGDRVAATKTEAGTNSGSGTDSPVP; this is encoded by the exons GAGTGCAGAGGTGCATTTCCCGTGGTGAAATGTACATATTGTAGGTCAGAATTCCAGCAAACAAT AAAGGGTAACACCAGCACTATATGTAAAAAGTGTGAGCAAAATGTGAAATCTTATGGTAAACCCTCAGCCTGTGAATATTGCAATACCATAGCCGCGTTTATTGGCAGCAAGTGCCAGCGTTGTACCAATTCAGAGAAACGTTACGGACCGCCAGTCACTTGCGAGCAATGCAAACAGAAGTGTGCCTTTGACAGACAGGACGAGGACAAGAAG gtCGATGGGAAATTGTTGTGCTGGCTGTGCACGCTGTCGTACAAGCGGGCACTAGCGAAAACGAAACAGTCGGATGCAGAGAGGAGGGCACACCTGAAACTGGCGCAACAGCGGGCAGCGAAACATAAGGAGCAAAA GTTGAAGGGTCACAATAAGAGACCGCACAGAGTGGATGTTACCAAGCTGCCGCCTCAGTCAGAGGGTGGAGAAACGAACGGTCCTACACCGGTGAAAGCAGCGAGGATGGTCGGTGTACACGACCCACACGATCCTAACAGTTCCGATCACGTGGTGGCGGTCACGCAACTCAAAGAGAAAATAGCCCACCTTCAGAAACAGATCTCGATAAAAGATTCGCAGCTACTCGCTAAGGACAGACAG ATCACAGACCTGAAGGCGAAAAACTTCACGTCGGAAGCGGAGCTGCGTAACAAGATGAAGGCGGCGGAGAAGGAGTACGAGGTGAAAATATCCACCATGCAGCACAAGATCTCCAGTTTGTTGAAAGAAGTGGCTTCCCTCTCGAAAAGCTCGAAGCGGGGCGACAGAGTGGCTGCCACGAAAACGGAGGCCGGGACCAACAGCGGAAGCGGAACAGACAGTCCTGTACCTTGA